In Streptococcus sp. SN-1, a single genomic region encodes these proteins:
- a CDS encoding lipoate--protein ligase, whose protein sequence is MKYIINHSNDTAFNIALEEYAFKHLLDEDQIFLLWINKPSIIVGRHQNTIEEINRDYVRENGIEVVRRISGGGAVYHDLNNLNYTIISKEDENKAFDFKSFSTPVINTLAQLGVKAEFTGRNDLEIDGKKFCGNAQAYINGRIMHHGCLLFDVDLSVLANALKVSKDKFESKGVKSVRARVTNIVNELPEKITVEEFRDLLLEYMKKEYPEMTEYVFSEEQLDEINRIKDTKFGTWDWNYGKSPEFNVRRGTKFTSGKVEVFANVVESKIQDIKIYGDFFGIEDVVAVEDVLRGVKYEREDVLKALETIDITRYFAGISREEIAEAVVE, encoded by the coding sequence ATGAAATATATTATTAATCATTCAAACGACACTGCTTTTAATATCGCCTTGGAAGAATATGCCTTTAAACATCTTTTGGATGAGGATCAAATCTTCCTTCTTTGGATCAATAAACCATCTATCATTGTTGGTCGTCACCAGAACACTATCGAAGAAATTAACCGTGATTATGTTCGAGAAAATGGTATTGAGGTGGTCCGCCGTATCAGCGGTGGTGGAGCTGTTTACCACGATTTAAATAACCTCAACTACACGATCATTTCAAAAGAAGATGAAAATAAGGCATTTGACTTCAAGAGCTTCTCGACTCCAGTCATCAATACACTAGCTCAACTTGGGGTTAAAGCTGAGTTCACAGGCCGTAATGACTTAGAAATTGACGGTAAGAAATTCTGTGGCAATGCCCAAGCTTATATTAATGGCCGTATCATGCACCATGGTTGCTTGCTCTTTGACGTTGATTTGTCAGTCCTTGCTAACGCCCTCAAGGTTTCAAAGGACAAATTTGAGTCAAAAGGTGTGAAATCCGTCCGTGCTCGTGTAACCAATATTGTCAATGAATTGCCAGAAAAAATCACGGTTGAAGAATTCCGTGATTTACTCTTGGAATACATGAAAAAAGAGTACCCAGAGATGACTGAATACGTTTTTTCTGAGGAACAATTGGATGAAATCAATCGCATCAAGGATACTAAGTTTGGTACTTGGGACTGGAACTACGGTAAATCACCTGAATTTAACGTCCGTCGTGGAACAAAATTCACTAGTGGTAAGGTTGAAGTTTTTGCTAATGTCGTCGAATCAAAAATCCAAGACATCAAGATTTATGGTGACTTCTTTGGTATCGAGGACGTTGTAGCTGTAGAAGATGTCCTTCGTGGAGTGAAATACGAACGCGAAGACGTCCTTAAAGCCCTAGAAACTATTGATATCACACGCTACTTTGCTGGTATTAGCCGCGAAGAAATCGCTGAAGCGGTAGTAGAGTAA
- the lpdA gene encoding dihydrolipoyl dehydrogenase encodes MALEVIMPKAGVDMTEGQIVQWNKKVGEFVKEGEILLEIMTDKVSMELEAEEDGYLIAILKGDGETVPVTEVIGYLGEEGENIPTAGAAAPEASPAPAASASNDDGKSDDAFDIVVIGGGPAGYVAAIKAAQLGGKVALVEKSELGGTCLNRGCIPTKTYLHNAEIIENIGHAANRGIVIENPNFTVDMDKLLETKSKVVNTLVGGVAGLLRSYGVTVHKGIGTITKDKNVLVNGSELLETKKIILAGGSKVSKINVPGMESSLVMTSDDILEMNEVPESLVIIGGGVVGIELGQAFMTFGSKVTVIEMMDRIVPAMDAEVSKNLRLILERKGMTILTGTKLQEIIEENGQLRIKVEGKDDIIASKALLSIGRVPDLEGIGDVEFELDRGRIKVNEYMETSVPGIYAPGDINGTKMLAHAAFRMGEVAAENALKGNHAVAKLNLTPAAIYTLPEVAAVGLTEEQAREKYDVQIGKFNFAANGRAIASDAAQGFVKVIADKKYGEILGVHIIGPAAAELINEASSIIEMEITVEEMLKTIHGHPTYSEVMYEAFADVLGMAIHSPKKK; translated from the coding sequence ATGGCCTTAGAAGTAATTATGCCAAAAGCCGGCGTGGATATGACAGAAGGACAAATCGTCCAATGGAATAAAAAAGTCGGAGAATTTGTAAAAGAAGGAGAAATCCTTTTGGAAATCATGACTGACAAAGTCAGCATGGAATTGGAAGCCGAAGAAGATGGGTACTTGATTGCCATTCTCAAAGGAGATGGTGAAACTGTCCCTGTAACGGAAGTTATCGGTTACCTTGGTGAAGAAGGGGAAAACATCCCAACAGCTGGAGCAGCAGCCCCAGAAGCTAGCCCTGCACCTGCAGCAAGTGCCTCAAACGATGATGGTAAGAGCGATGATGCTTTTGATATCGTTGTGATTGGTGGAGGTCCTGCTGGTTATGTTGCAGCCATCAAAGCTGCCCAACTCGGCGGTAAGGTTGCCCTTGTTGAGAAATCTGAACTTGGTGGAACCTGCTTGAACCGTGGCTGTATCCCAACTAAGACCTACCTTCATAACGCTGAAATTATCGAAAACATCGGTCATGCCGCAAACCGTGGTATCGTAATCGAAAATCCAAACTTCACTGTAGATATGGACAAACTTTTAGAAACTAAATCTAAAGTTGTTAATACTCTTGTTGGTGGTGTTGCAGGACTTCTTCGTAGCTACGGAGTTACTGTTCATAAGGGTATCGGTACTATTACTAAAGACAAGAATGTCTTGGTAAATGGTTCAGAATTGCTTGAAACCAAGAAAATTATCCTTGCTGGTGGTTCAAAAGTCAGCAAGATCAACGTTCCTGGTATGGAATCGTCACTTGTCATGACCAGTGACGATATTCTTGAAATGAACGAAGTTCCAGAAAGTCTCGTTATCATTGGTGGTGGGGTTGTCGGTATCGAGCTTGGTCAAGCCTTCATGACATTCGGTTCAAAAGTAACTGTTATCGAAATGATGGATCGCATTGTCCCAGCAATGGATGCGGAAGTATCTAAGAACCTTCGCTTGATCCTTGAGCGTAAAGGAATGACCATCTTGACTGGTACTAAACTGCAAGAAATCATCGAGGAAAATGGTCAACTTCGTATCAAGGTTGAAGGAAAAGACGATATTATCGCAAGCAAAGCTCTCCTTTCAATCGGTCGTGTTCCGGATCTTGAAGGTATTGGTGATGTTGAGTTTGAATTGGATCGTGGTCGCATCAAGGTCAACGAATACATGGAAACTTCTGTTCCAGGTATCTACGCACCAGGTGACATCAACGGTACTAAGATGTTGGCTCACGCAGCCTTCCGCATGGGTGAAGTTGCTGCTGAAAACGCCCTTAAAGGAAACCATGCTGTTGCCAAGTTGAATTTGACTCCTGCAGCTATCTACACACTTCCAGAAGTAGCGGCAGTTGGTTTGACTGAAGAACAAGCCCGTGAGAAATATGATGTCCAAATCGGTAAATTCAACTTTGCTGCTAATGGTCGTGCCATTGCTTCTGATGCTGCTCAAGGTTTCGTAAAAGTCATTGCAGATAAGAAATACGGGGAAATTCTTGGTGTTCACATCATTGGTCCTGCAGCTGCAGAATTGATCAATGAGGCGTCAAGCATTATCGAAATGGAAATTACTGTTGAAGAAATGCTGAAGACTATCCACGGACACCCAACCTACTCTGAAGTGATGTACGAAGCATTTGCGGATGTTCTAGGAATGGCTATCCATTCACCTAAGAAAAAATAA
- a CDS encoding dihydrolipoamide acetyltransferase → MADDKLRATPAARKLADDLGINLYDVSGSGANGRVHKEDVETYKDTNVVRISPLAKRIALEHNIAWQEIQGTGHRGKIMKKDVLALLPENIENDTIKSPAQIEKVEEVPDNVTPYGEIERIPMTPMRKVIAQRMVESYLTAPTFTLNYEVDMTEMLALRKKVLEPIMGATGKKTTVTDLLSLAVVKTLMKHPYINASLTEDGKTIITHNYVNLAMAVGMDNGLMTPVVYNAEKMSLSELVVAFKDVIGRTLDGKLAPSELQNSTFTISNLGMFGVQSFGPIINQPNSAILGVSSTIEKPVVVNGEIVIRPIMSLGLTIDHRVVDGMAGAKFMKDLKELIENPISMLI, encoded by the coding sequence ATGGCTGATGACAAGCTAAGAGCGACTCCTGCAGCTAGAAAGTTAGCGGATGATTTAGGAATCAACCTCTACGACGTTTCTGGCTCAGGTGCAAACGGTCGTGTCCACAAAGAAGACGTGGAAACTTATAAAGACACAAACGTGGTTCGCATTTCGCCACTTGCAAAACGAATTGCCCTCGAACATAATATTGCTTGGCAGGAAATCCAAGGAACTGGTCATCGTGGTAAAATCATGAAGAAGGATGTTTTGGCCTTGCTTCCTGAAAATATCGAAAACGATACCATCAAGTCTCCTGCTCAGATTGAAAAAGTGGAAGAAGTTCCTGATAACGTAACACCATACGGTGAAATTGAACGTATTCCAATGACACCAATGCGTAAGGTTATTGCCCAACGTATGGTTGAATCTTACCTAACTGCGCCAACCTTCACGCTCAACTATGAAGTTGATATGACTGAAATGTTGGCTCTTCGTAAGAAGGTGCTTGAACCAATCATGGGAGCAACCGGGAAGAAGACTACTGTAACAGATCTTCTTTCACTTGCTGTTGTGAAAACCTTGATGAAGCATCCTTATATCAACGCTTCATTGACAGAAGATGGCAAGACCATTATCACTCATAACTATGTCAACCTTGCCATGGCAGTTGGTATGGATAATGGATTGATGACACCTGTTGTTTACAATGCTGAGAAGATGAGTCTTTCAGAACTGGTTGTAGCCTTTAAGGATGTTATTGGCCGTACCTTGGATGGTAAATTGGCTCCAAGCGAACTGCAAAATTCAACATTTACTATCAGTAACTTGGGAATGTTTGGCGTTCAGTCCTTTGGTCCGATCATCAACCAACCAAACTCAGCTATCCTTGGTGTGAGTTCGACAATTGAGAAGCCGGTTGTCGTCAATGGTGAAATTGTGATTCGCCCAATCATGAGTCTTGGTTTAACAATTGACCACCGTGTCGTAGATGGTATGGCTGGTGCTAAGTTCATGAAAGACTTGAAAGAATTGATAGAAAATCCAATCTCAATGTTGATTTAA
- a CDS encoding alpha-ketoacid dehydrogenase subunit beta — translation METKTMSFRDTIILAMSEEMRRDENVFLMGEDVGVFGGDFGTSVGMLEEFGPERVRDCPISEAAISGAAAGAAMTGLRPIVDMTFMDFSVIAMDNIVNQAAKTRYMFGGKGQVPMTVRCAAGNGVGSAAQHSQSLESWFTHIPGLKVVAPGTPADMKGLLKSSIRDNNPVIILEYKSEFNQKGEVPVDPDYTIPLGVGEIKREGTDVTVVTYGKMLRRVVQAAEELAEEGISVEIVDPRTLVPLDKDIIINSVKKTGKVVLVNDAHKTSGYIGEISAIISESEAFDYLDAPIRRCAGEDVPMPYAQNLENAMIPTVESIKDAIRKTYNKE, via the coding sequence ATGGAAACAAAAACAATGTCCTTCCGTGACACCATTATCCTTGCTATGTCTGAGGAAATGCGTCGCGATGAAAATGTGTTCTTGATGGGAGAAGACGTTGGTGTCTTCGGAGGAGACTTCGGAACTTCTGTTGGAATGCTTGAAGAATTTGGTCCAGAACGTGTTCGTGACTGTCCAATTTCTGAAGCAGCCATCTCAGGGGCAGCAGCAGGAGCAGCCATGACAGGACTTCGTCCAATTGTCGATATGACCTTTATGGACTTCTCGGTCATTGCCATGGACAATATCGTCAACCAAGCTGCTAAAACACGTTATATGTTTGGTGGTAAAGGTCAGGTTCCAATGACTGTTCGTTGTGCAGCAGGTAACGGAGTTGGTTCTGCAGCCCAGCACTCGCAATCTCTAGAGTCTTGGTTTACTCACATTCCAGGACTTAAGGTTGTAGCGCCAGGTACACCTGCGGACATGAAAGGATTACTTAAGTCTTCTATCCGTGATAATAACCCTGTTATCATTCTTGAGTACAAGTCAGAATTTAACCAAAAAGGGGAAGTGCCAGTTGATCCAGACTACACAATCCCACTTGGAGTTGGGGAAATTAAACGTGAAGGAACGGATGTAACAGTTGTTACTTACGGGAAAATGCTTCGCCGTGTGGTTCAAGCAGCTGAAGAATTAGCAGAAGAAGGAATTTCAGTTGAAATTGTGGATCCTCGTACCCTTGTTCCACTTGATAAGGATATCATCATCAACTCAGTGAAGAAGACTGGTAAGGTTGTTCTGGTCAACGATGCCCATAAAACAAGTGGCTATATCGGAGAGATTTCAGCTATTATTTCAGAATCAGAAGCATTTGATTATTTAGATGCACCAATCCGCCGCTGTGCAGGAGAAGATGTGCCAATGCCTTACGCACAAAACCTGGAAAATGCAATGATTCCAACCGTTGAAAGCATCAAAGATGCCATCCGAAAAACATATAACAAAGAATAG
- a CDS encoding thiamine pyrophosphate-dependent dehydrogenase E1 component subunit alpha — MSTLDKNLLLEMFRKMEEIRRMDLKIAQLVKKGKVPGMTHFSVGEEAANVGAMLALNPDDLITSNHRGHGQAIAKGIDLNGMMAEILGKYTGTCKGKGGSMHIADLDAGNLGANGIVGGGMGIAVGAALSQQMQNTGKIVVCFFGDGATNEGVFHEAVNMASIWNLPVIFYCINNGYGISANIKKMTNVEHIHQRSAAYGIPGMFIEDGNNVIDVYEGFKKAVDHVRSGNGPVLIESVTYRWLGHSSSDPGKYRTREEVELWKQKDPIENLRKYLIENTIASAEELEEIQAQVKEAVEASVKFAEESPFPPLESAFEDIYAD, encoded by the coding sequence ATGTCAACTTTAGATAAAAATCTTTTGCTAGAAATGTTCCGTAAGATGGAAGAAATCCGTCGCATGGACTTAAAAATTGCGCAATTAGTAAAGAAAGGAAAAGTGCCAGGAATGACGCACTTTTCTGTTGGTGAAGAGGCAGCTAACGTGGGGGCTATGTTAGCTCTCAATCCAGATGATCTGATTACCTCAAACCACCGTGGTCATGGACAAGCTATTGCCAAAGGGATTGACCTCAACGGAATGATGGCTGAAATCCTTGGTAAATACACTGGAACCTGTAAAGGAAAAGGTGGATCTATGCATATCGCCGACCTTGATGCTGGTAACCTTGGTGCCAATGGTATCGTAGGTGGTGGTATGGGGATTGCTGTCGGTGCAGCTCTTAGTCAGCAAATGCAAAATACCGGTAAAATCGTTGTCTGCTTCTTTGGAGATGGTGCGACCAATGAAGGTGTTTTCCACGAAGCAGTGAACATGGCTTCTATCTGGAACCTGCCAGTCATTTTCTATTGCATTAACAACGGTTACGGTATCTCTGCGAATATCAAGAAAATGACCAATGTAGAACATATCCATCAACGTAGCGCCGCTTATGGAATTCCTGGAATGTTCATCGAAGATGGAAACAATGTCATCGATGTTTATGAAGGGTTCAAGAAAGCTGTAGATCATGTTCGCAGTGGCAATGGACCAGTCTTGATTGAAAGTGTAACTTATCGCTGGCTTGGTCACTCATCATCTGACCCTGGTAAATATCGTACACGTGAAGAAGTGGAATTGTGGAAACAAAAAGACCCGATCGAAAACCTTCGCAAGTACCTCATTGAAAACACTATTGCAAGTGCCGAAGAATTGGAAGAAATCCAAGCGCAAGTAAAGGAAGCAGTAGAAGCTTCTGTTAAATTTGCAGAGGAAAGTCCATTCCCACCGCTTGAATCAGCATTTGAAGATATTTACGCAGACTAA
- the pdrM gene encoding sodium-coupled multidrug efflux MATE transporter PdrM, whose amino-acid sequence MYQTHHFKDKFILFLKIFFPILIYQFANYSASFVDTTMTGQYNTMDLAGVSMATSIWNPFFTFLTGIVSALVPIIGHHLGRGKKEEVASDFYQFIYLALGLSVVLLGMVLFLAPPILNHIGLEAPVAAVAVRYLWFLSIGIIPLLLFSVIRSLLDSLGLTKLSMYLMLLLLPLNSGFNYLLIYGAFGVPELGGAGAGLGTSLAYWVLLGISVLVLFKQEKLKALHFEKRIPLNMDKIKEGVRLGLPIGGTVFAEVAIFSVVGLIMAKFSSLIIASYQSAMNFSSLMYAFPMSISSAMAIVVSYEVGAKRFDDAKTYIGLGRGTALIFAAFTLSFLYIFRGNVASLYGNDPEFIDLTARFLTYSLFFQLADTFAAPLQGILRGYKDTVIPFYLGLVGYWGVAIPVAMVFDSLTDFGAYSYWIGLIISLIVSGVLYRWRLTVIMKRFESLAKSKR is encoded by the coding sequence ATGTACCAGACCCATCATTTTAAAGACAAGTTTATCTTATTTTTAAAGATATTTTTCCCTATCCTGATTTATCAATTTGCCAACTATTCTGCATCCTTTGTTGATACGACTATGACTGGCCAATACAATACCATGGACTTGGCTGGTGTGTCTATGGCAACCAGTATCTGGAATCCTTTCTTTACCTTTCTAACAGGTATTGTTTCAGCCTTGGTGCCCATCATTGGTCACCATCTTGGTCGAGGTAAAAAGGAAGAAGTTGCGTCAGATTTTTACCAGTTCATCTATCTGGCCTTGGGCCTATCTGTGGTCTTGCTGGGGATGGTACTTTTCTTGGCACCGCCAATCTTGAATCATATTGGACTAGAAGCACCGGTGGCGGCAGTAGCGGTTCGCTATCTCTGGTTTTTATCTATCGGGATTATCCCCTTGTTGCTCTTTAGTGTCATTCGTTCCTTGCTGGATTCGCTAGGCTTGACCAAATTGTCCATGTACCTCATGCTTTTGTTACTTCCTCTCAATAGTGGATTTAACTATCTCTTGATTTACGGTGCCTTTGGTGTTCCAGAACTGGGAGGGGCTGGTGCTGGTTTAGGTACTTCCTTGGCCTACTGGGTCTTGCTGGGGATTTCTGTTTTGGTTCTATTTAAACAGGAGAAGCTCAAAGCCTTGCATTTTGAGAAACGCATTCCGCTTAATATGGATAAAATCAAGGAAGGAGTTCGTTTAGGTCTACCTATTGGGGGAACTGTCTTTGCCGAAGTGGCTATCTTTTCCGTGGTTGGCTTGATTATGGCTAAGTTCTCGTCCTTGATTATCGCTAGTTACCAGTCAGCCATGAACTTTTCAAGTCTTATGTACGCCTTTCCTATGAGTATCTCATCGGCTATGGCTATTGTCGTTTCCTATGAAGTGGGAGCCAAGCGATTTGATGATGCGAAAACTTATATTGGTTTAGGAAGAGGGACCGCCCTCATTTTTGCGGCCTTCACCTTATCTTTCCTTTACATTTTTAGAGGAAATGTGGCCAGTCTTTATGGTAACGACCCAGAATTTATCGATTTGACAGCGCGTTTTTTGACTTACAGCCTCTTCTTTCAGTTAGCAGATACCTTTGCGGCACCGCTTCAGGGAATTTTACGGGGGTATAAGGATACAGTTATTCCTTTTTACCTTGGTTTGGTTGGTTATTGGGGCGTAGCAATCCCAGTGGCTATGGTATTTGATTCCCTAACAGATTTTGGAGCTTATTCATACTGGATTGGTTTGATTATTAGTCTAATCGTGAGTGGCGTTCTCTACCGTTGGCGTTTGACAGTGATTATGAAAAGATTTGAATCTTTAGCAAAATCTAAACGATAA
- a CDS encoding dihydroorotase: MLLIKNGRVMDPKSGLDQVCDVLVQDGKIIKIAPEITEEGAEILDASGLVVAPGLVDIHVHFREPGQTHKEDIHTGALAAAAGGFTTVVMMANTSPTISDVETLQEVLQSAAKEKIHVKTVATITKNFNGQDLTDFKALLEAGAVGFSDDGIPLESSKVVKEAMEEAKKLNTFISLHEEDPGLNGVLGFNENIAKEHFHICGATGVAEYAMMARDVMIAYATKAHVHIQHLSKEESVKVVEFAQGLGAKVTAEVAPQHFSKTEALLLTQGSNAKMNPPLRLESDRRAVIEGLKSGVITVIATDHAPHHADEKNVEDITKAPSGMTGLETSLSLGLTYLVEAGELSLMELLEKMTYNPSKLYNFEAGYLAENGPADITIFDAKADRLVDSHFASKAANSPFIGETLKGQVKYTICKGQIVYQN, encoded by the coding sequence ATGCTACTAATCAAAAATGGTCGTGTAATGGATCCCAAGTCTGGTTTGGATCAAGTGTGTGATGTCTTAGTTCAAGATGGGAAAATTATAAAAATTGCGCCTGAGATCACGGAAGAAGGAGCAGAAATCTTAGATGCTAGTGGTCTTGTAGTTGCTCCTGGCTTGGTCGATATTCATGTTCATTTCCGTGAACCGGGTCAAACACATAAAGAAGATATTCATACTGGTGCCCTAGCAGCCGCTGCAGGTGGTTTTACAACTGTTGTCATGATGGCTAATACTAGTCCAACCATTTCGGATGTGGAAACTTTGCAAGAAGTTCTCCAGTCAGCTGCCAAAGAGAAGATTCATGTCAAGACGGTTGCGACCATTACTAAAAACTTTAATGGCCAAGATTTGACAGACTTCAAGGCACTCTTAGAAGCTGGTGCGGTTGGTTTTTCTGATGACGGCATTCCGCTTGAAAGCAGTAAAGTTGTAAAGGAAGCCATGGAGGAAGCTAAAAAGCTTAATACCTTTATTAGTCTTCATGAGGAAGATCCAGGTTTGAACGGTGTTCTTGGCTTTAACGAAAATATTGCTAAAGAACATTTCCATATCTGCGGTGCGACTGGAGTAGCTGAGTATGCTATGATGGCGCGTGATGTCATGATTGCCTATGCAACCAAGGCCCATGTTCATATTCAGCATTTGTCTAAGGAAGAAAGTGTTAAAGTAGTTGAGTTTGCTCAGGGATTGGGTGCGAAAGTCACAGCAGAAGTAGCGCCACAGCATTTCTCTAAGACAGAAGCACTTCTTTTGACACAAGGTAGCAATGCTAAGATGAATCCGCCGCTTCGTTTGGAATCAGACCGTCGTGCTGTTATCGAAGGTCTTAAGTCAGGTGTCATCACAGTTATTGCGACAGACCATGCGCCTCACCATGCGGATGAAAAAAATGTCGAGGATATTACCAAAGCGCCATCTGGTATGACTGGCTTAGAAACATCTCTATCTCTTGGATTGACTTATTTGGTCGAAGCTGGTGAGTTAAGCTTGATGGAATTACTCGAAAAAATGACATACAACCCATCCAAGCTTTACAACTTTGAAGCAGGTTACTTGGCTGAGAATGGTCCAGCTGACATCACTATTTTTGATGCTAAGGCTGACCGCCTTGTGGACTCCCATTTTGCTTCGAAAGCAGCTAATTCACCATTCATCGGTGAAACCTTAAAAGGGCAGGTTAAATATACCATCTGTAAGGGACAAATTGTCTATCAAAACTAG
- a CDS encoding 8-oxo-dGTP diphosphatase produces MPQLATICYIDNGKELLMLHRNKKPNDVHEGKWIGVGGKLERGETPQECAAREILEETGLKAKPVLKGVITFPEFTPDLDWYTYVFKVTEFEGDLIDCNEGTLEWVPYDEVLSKPTWEGDHTFVEWLLEDKPFFSAKFVYDGDKLLDTQVDFYE; encoded by the coding sequence ATGCCTCAGTTAGCGACAATTTGCTACATTGATAACGGGAAAGAACTGCTTATGCTCCACCGCAATAAGAAACCCAATGATGTCCATGAAGGGAAATGGATTGGTGTGGGTGGTAAGCTAGAGCGAGGAGAGACGCCTCAGGAATGCGCTGCGCGTGAAATCCTCGAAGAAACAGGGCTCAAAGCTAAGCCAGTTCTAAAAGGTGTTATCACTTTTCCTGAATTTACGCCAGATTTAGACTGGTACACCTATGTTTTTAAAGTGACGGAGTTTGAGGGCGACTTGATTGATTGCAACGAGGGAACGCTGGAATGGGTTCCCTATGACGAGGTTTTGAGCAAGCCGACTTGGGAAGGTGACCATACCTTTGTTGAGTGGCTTTTAGAGGATAAACCCTTCTTTTCAGCCAAGTTTGTTTATGATGGGGATAAATTGTTGGATACCCAAGTTGATTTCTATGAATAA
- a CDS encoding uracil-DNA glycosylase gives MKHSSWHDLIKAQLPEGYFGKINQFMEQVYAQGTVYPPKEKVFQALLTTPLEEVKVVILGQDPYHGPGQAQGLSFSVPDAIPSPPSLQNILKELSDDIGVKKSHDLTAWAEQGVLLLNACLTAPAGRANGHAGQIWEPFTDAVIQVVNHIDRPVVFVLWGAYARKKKVLVTNPHHLIIESAHPSPLSVYRGFWGSKPFSKANAFLKETGQEPIDWLR, from the coding sequence ATGAAACACTCGTCTTGGCATGATTTGATTAAGGCGCAATTACCTGAGGGTTATTTTGGGAAAATCAATCAGTTTATGGAGCAGGTCTATGCTCAGGGGACTGTTTATCCGCCCAAGGAAAAGGTTTTTCAGGCTCTCTTGACAACACCGCTAGAAGAGGTTAAGGTGGTAATTCTAGGGCAAGACCCCTATCACGGGCCAGGTCAAGCGCAAGGCTTGAGTTTTTCGGTTCCAGATGCTATTCCATCTCCGCCATCCTTGCAAAATATCTTGAAAGAATTGTCAGATGATATTGGGGTTAAGAAATCTCATGATTTGACAGCTTGGGCTGAGCAAGGAGTCTTGCTTCTTAATGCTTGTTTGACGGCTCCTGCTGGACGGGCCAATGGTCATGCTGGTCAGATATGGGAGCCCTTTACTGATGCTGTGATTCAGGTGGTCAATCATATAGATAGACCAGTCGTTTTTGTACTCTGGGGAGCTTATGCACGCAAGAAGAAGGTCTTGGTTACCAATCCTCATCACTTAATTATCGAATCAGCCCATCCCAGTCCTTTGTCGGTTTATAGAGGATTTTGGGGTTCCAAGCCTTTTTCCAAGGCTAATGCATTCTTAAAAGAAACAGGACAAGAGCCAATCGATTGGCTTAGATAA
- a CDS encoding YjjG family noncanonical pyrimidine nucleotidase, translated as MSYKFLLFDLDHTLLDFDAAEDVALTQLLKEEGVVDIQAYKDFYVPMNKALWKDLEQKKISKQELVNTRFSRLFSHFGQEKDGSFLAQRYQFYLAQQGQTLSGAHELLDSLIERDYDLYAATNGITAIQTGRLAQSGLAPYFNQVFISEQLQTQKPDAFFYEKIGQQIAGFDKEKALMIGDSLTADIQGGNNAGIDTIWYNPHHLENPTQAQPTYEVHSYQDLLDCLDKL; from the coding sequence TTGTCCTACAAATTTCTACTCTTCGACCTCGACCACACTCTTCTTGATTTTGATGCTGCTGAGGATGTGGCTCTAACGCAACTCCTAAAAGAAGAAGGAGTTGTGGATATTCAGGCCTACAAAGACTTTTACGTTCCCATGAACAAGGCTCTCTGGAAGGACTTGGAGCAAAAGAAAATCAGTAAACAAGAGCTGGTTAACACGCGCTTTTCTCGTTTATTTTCTCATTTTGGACAGGAAAAAGACGGTAGTTTTCTAGCCCAGCGTTACCAATTTTACCTAGCCCAGCAGGGGCAAACACTATCGGGCGCTCATGAACTCTTAGACAGCCTTATCGAGCGAGATTATGATCTATATGCTGCGACAAATGGCATTACTGCCATTCAAACAGGGCGTTTGGCTCAATCTGGACTAGCACCTTATTTCAATCAAGTCTTTATCTCTGAACAGTTGCAAACACAAAAGCCTGATGCTTTTTTCTATGAAAAAATCGGTCAGCAGATTGCTGGATTTGATAAAGAAAAAGCCCTGATGATTGGAGATTCTCTAACCGCCGACATTCAAGGCGGCAATAATGCGGGGATTGACACGATTTGGTACAATCCTCATCACCTCGAAAATCCCACACAAGCCCAGCCAACCTACGAAGTCCATTCCTACCAAGACTTGCTGGATTGTTTAGATAAACTGTAA